A section of the Candidatus Cloacimonadota bacterium genome encodes:
- a CDS encoding M20/M25/M40 family metallo-hydrolase, giving the protein MTKYLTLCLLLLATGLGAHSAILGIPVSSLMETFPARDLRSSILALDEAGYSILHYDAKYVIAVPPESPGTVFSNALMLSEYPPRQHLYLLNEPKFADAKKLRESGNILLELDSALLYASDLGSEELRGRSSSHFTELNLSPMRITASKILPPWTGEFRADVAQLVASVSADSILARIQHLQDFGTRYAYTNTRLPVAQWIQQQFFSYGISDVQLQQFSYNNYQQYNVVATLPGTEYPDQYIIIGGHHDSTSNDKYNFAPGADDNASGAAAVMEIARVMQQNNHQPKTSIRFITFACEELGLWGSYNDSAITYAESLDVRLMINFDMIGNNEHDPSEWMVRQIPYDGSLNFTDYAIGITEQYTSLDSYADMGWYNSSRSDSYPYWQKGYNIVYFFEVDMDSGIYHTIYDVVDSLEIDYCAEVIKAGVACAAIFADLEELSSIPVAIPATNVSTESFTANWEALPGATGYWLDVYQTGDNGPASDLFFSEYLEGTGSNKALEIYNGTGSAVDLSDYRVEFFPNSYTVPYQSLDLSGELESGEVYVIANPGSFAAIRDRSDLLNSSVTSFDGDDQIALKKLSTGTYVDIFGRIGTDPGSYWGSGTLVTKDRTLVRKSSVTGGVTSNPVSGFPTLVTEWVSYPVNSYHHLGSHSLETVVWVPGYEGLSAGLATSYEVDGLSPGETYCYVVRADLGYGSFGNSNEISVTTGIAAPQPTLTRSANALLLSWPAVNGANAYRVEATDGPGGEYSLVTETTALELEIVSDEPRGFFRVTAIH; this is encoded by the coding sequence ATGACAAAATATCTAACCCTGTGCCTGCTCTTGCTGGCTACCGGCTTGGGCGCTCACAGCGCGATTTTGGGCATCCCTGTTTCATCTCTTATGGAAACGTTTCCGGCGCGGGACCTGCGTTCCAGCATCCTCGCCCTTGACGAAGCCGGCTATTCCATCCTGCATTATGATGCCAAATATGTGATAGCCGTTCCTCCGGAGAGCCCCGGGACTGTGTTTTCAAACGCCCTGATGCTATCGGAATACCCGCCCCGCCAGCATCTCTACCTCTTAAACGAACCCAAGTTTGCGGATGCCAAAAAACTCCGGGAGTCCGGAAATATCCTGCTGGAGCTGGATTCAGCCTTACTCTACGCCAGCGATCTGGGCAGCGAAGAACTGCGGGGCAGATCATCCAGCCACTTCACGGAATTAAACCTCTCCCCCATGCGTATCACAGCTTCAAAAATCCTGCCGCCCTGGACTGGGGAATTTCGAGCCGACGTGGCTCAACTGGTTGCCAGCGTCAGCGCGGATTCCATTCTGGCCCGGATCCAGCATCTGCAGGATTTCGGCACCCGGTACGCGTATACGAACACCCGTCTGCCGGTGGCACAATGGATTCAGCAGCAGTTTTTTTCCTACGGGATCAGCGACGTGCAACTACAGCAGTTCAGCTACAATAACTATCAGCAGTACAACGTTGTCGCCACCCTGCCCGGAACCGAATATCCGGACCAGTACATAATCATCGGCGGACATCATGATTCCACCAGCAACGACAAGTATAATTTCGCTCCCGGCGCTGATGACAACGCCAGCGGGGCTGCTGCCGTGATGGAGATCGCGAGGGTGATGCAGCAAAACAACCATCAGCCCAAAACTTCCATCCGCTTCATAACCTTCGCCTGTGAGGAATTGGGTTTGTGGGGTTCTTACAACGATTCTGCAATCACTTACGCGGAGAGTTTGGACGTGCGGCTGATGATTAATTTCGATATGATCGGCAACAACGAGCATGACCCCTCTGAGTGGATGGTGCGCCAAATCCCTTACGACGGTTCCCTGAATTTCACAGACTATGCCATCGGCATCACCGAGCAGTACACCAGCCTGGATTCCTATGCTGACATGGGTTGGTACAATAGCAGCCGCAGCGATTCCTATCCCTACTGGCAAAAAGGCTACAACATCGTCTATTTCTTTGAGGTGGATATGGATAGCGGAATCTATCATACAATTTACGATGTGGTGGACAGCCTGGAAATCGATTATTGCGCGGAAGTGATCAAAGCTGGGGTGGCCTGCGCTGCCATCTTTGCCGATTTGGAGGAGCTTTCCTCGATACCTGTGGCGATCCCGGCCACAAATGTCAGCACCGAGAGCTTTACAGCCAATTGGGAAGCGCTCCCTGGCGCAACCGGCTATTGGCTGGACGTTTATCAAACCGGGGATAACGGCCCCGCCAGCGATCTATTCTTCTCGGAATATCTGGAGGGAACAGGCTCCAACAAAGCGCTTGAAATATACAACGGGACAGGATCAGCTGTGGATCTGAGCGATTACCGCGTAGAGTTTTTCCCCAATTCATACACCGTCCCCTATCAAAGCTTGGACCTTTCGGGAGAACTGGAAAGCGGTGAAGTTTACGTGATAGCAAACCCCGGTTCGTTTGCGGCTATTCGTGACCGTAGCGACTTGCTAAACAGCTCGGTCACATCTTTTGACGGGGACGACCAGATCGCGCTAAAGAAACTTTCCACCGGCACATATGTTGACATCTTTGGCCGCATTGGCACAGACCCGGGATCCTATTGGGGATCTGGAACATTGGTCACCAAAGACCGGACCCTCGTTCGTAAAAGCAGTGTCACCGGCGGCGTTACTTCAAATCCTGTCAGCGGTTTCCCCACCCTTGTCACTGAATGGGTCAGTTATCCCGTCAACAGTTACCATCACTTGGGCTCGCACTCTTTGGAGACGGTTGTTTGGGTGCCGGGATATGAAGGACTCAGTGCAGGACTTGCCACCAGTTATGAAGTTGATGGTCTCTCCCCCGGTGAGACCTACTGTTACGTTGTCCGCGCCGATCTCGGTTACGGCAGTTTCGGCAATTCCAACGAAATCAGCGTAACCACCGGCATTGCCGCTCCGCAACCTACCCTCACCAGATCAGCAAACGCTCTACTGCTCAGTTGGCCGGCTGTGAACGGCGCCAACGCTTACCGGGTCGAAGCCACGGATGGACCTGGAGGTGAATATTCCCTTGTGACAGAGACCACAGCGTTGGAACTGGAAATCGTTTCAGACGAACCCCGAGGATTTTTCCGTGTGACCGCCATACACTGA